The following are encoded together in the Nitrospirota bacterium genome:
- a CDS encoding molybdopterin dinucleotide binding domain-containing protein, translating to MALDHKGSGETPDLEYPFVLITGRIREHYNNGSMTGRVPGIMELVPEELLELNAQDAETLRIKDGERVRVASRRGEITVQAKVTERSQAGNVFLTFHFRNTLTNVLTSGYRDPITGTPEYKSCAVKIDKI from the coding sequence ATGGCACTCGACCACAAAGGATCCGGCGAGACGCCTGACCTGGAATACCCGTTCGTATTGATAACCGGAAGGATCCGCGAACATTACAACAACGGATCTATGACCGGAAGGGTCCCCGGGATCATGGAACTGGTTCCCGAGGAGCTGCTGGAGTTGAATGCGCAAGATGCGGAGACGTTGCGGATAAAGGACGGCGAGCGGGTCCGTGTTGCGTCAAGACGGGGCGAGATTACGGTACAAGCCAAAGTAACCGAGCGGTCGCAGGCAGGCAACGTCTTTCTTACGTTCCATTTCAGGAATACGCTTACGAACGTTCTCACGTCGGGATATAGGGACCCCATAACCGGCACGCCTGAATACAAGTCGTGCGCTGTAAAAATAGATAAGATCTAA